Proteins co-encoded in one Desulfomicrobium macestii genomic window:
- a CDS encoding 4Fe-4S dicluster domain-containing protein yields MSHHSHRSGYSELTDRLNRCPQGAPPSESLYRILKILFSEREAELIAVLPIKPFMAEKAAEIWKMDLARTRNILDDLAGRAMLVDIEGEDGQTTYVLPPPMAGFFEFSMMRTRGDIDQKALGELFYQYLNVEEDFIKALFVDGETQLGRVFVQEPMLSRENAVHVLDYERASEVIRTASHRAISTCYCRHKMEHVGRDCEAPKDICMTFNTSAAALARHGHARPVDTAECLDLLDQAQEHGLVQFGENVRERVNFICNCCGCCCEAMIAARKFGNLHPVHTTNFLPVVDESACNGCGKCAAACPVEAMSIVSANDPKQPKRKKARVDENICLGCGVCVRACPENALLLKSREKRVITPLNSVHRTVVMALERGKLQHLFFDNRVLWNHRALAAVLGVILKLPPVKQIMATDQVKSRFMEYLVRKFPV; encoded by the coding sequence ATGTCTCATCATTCGCACCGCTCAGGCTATTCCGAACTGACCGACCGGCTGAACCGCTGCCCCCAGGGCGCTCCACCCTCCGAGTCCCTGTACAGGATCCTGAAGATACTTTTCTCTGAGCGTGAAGCCGAACTCATCGCCGTGCTGCCCATCAAGCCCTTCATGGCGGAAAAGGCCGCCGAAATCTGGAAAATGGATCTGGCCCGGACCCGGAACATTCTGGATGACCTGGCCGGACGGGCCATGCTCGTGGACATCGAAGGAGAGGACGGGCAGACGACCTATGTCCTGCCGCCGCCCATGGCCGGATTCTTCGAATTTTCCATGATGCGCACGCGCGGCGACATCGACCAGAAGGCCCTGGGCGAACTCTTCTACCAGTACCTGAACGTGGAGGAAGACTTCATCAAGGCCCTGTTCGTGGACGGCGAGACCCAGCTTGGCCGCGTCTTCGTGCAGGAACCCATGCTCTCACGCGAGAACGCCGTGCACGTGCTGGATTACGAGCGGGCCAGCGAGGTCATCCGCACGGCCAGCCACCGGGCCATCAGCACCTGCTACTGCAGGCACAAGATGGAGCATGTAGGCCGCGACTGCGAAGCCCCCAAGGACATCTGCATGACCTTCAACACCTCGGCCGCCGCCCTGGCCCGTCACGGCCACGCCCGGCCCGTGGACACTGCCGAGTGCCTGGACCTCCTGGACCAGGCCCAGGAGCACGGGCTGGTTCAGTTCGGGGAGAACGTGCGCGAGCGGGTCAACTTCATCTGCAACTGCTGCGGGTGCTGCTGCGAGGCCATGATCGCGGCCCGCAAGTTCGGCAACCTCCACCCCGTGCATACCACCAACTTCCTGCCCGTTGTGGACGAGAGCGCCTGCAACGGCTGCGGCAAGTGCGCGGCCGCCTGTCCGGTCGAAGCCATGAGCATCGTCTCGGCCAACGACCCGAAGCAGCCGAAACGCAAAAAAGCCCGCGTGGACGAAAACATCTGTCTGGGCTGCGGCGTCTGCGTACGCGCCTGTCCGGAAAATGCCCTGCTGCTCAAATCCAGGGAGAAGCGGGTCATCACCCCACTCAATTCCGTGCACCGCACCGTGGTCATGGCCCTGGAGCGCGGCAAGCTCCAGCACCTCTTCTTCGACAATCGCGTACTCTGGAACCACCGCGCCCTGGCCGCCGTGCTGGGCGTCATCCTGAAACTGCCGCCCGTGAAGCAGATCATGGCCACGGATCAGGTCAAATCGCGGTTCATGGAATACCTGGTGCGCAAATTCCCGGTTTAG
- a CDS encoding TIGR02285 family protein has protein sequence MFSNSFKIILFFLCMCMPFEAGATTRDEVIWMHADFPPLRIIDGPYAGQGISDMIHELMGRELPDLRHSVITANLSRTLNWMESGRNVLAVGIIPNPQRDRVMQYSVPCVLVPPVCLVVRAGEQEALGLGGHVSLRDFIARKRLGVAAARSYGPELDSVLLSSPDLSRVVVTKGSNLFESLLEMLLLGRVDGVLAYPFEAVYGARMKGKEDMISIAPLRESMVPVQGRIAAPRTAWGTAMIGRVNEILLRHRGSNGYRQAFERWLAPGIIEDYRIMYDDFLMSR, from the coding sequence ATGTTTTCCAATTCATTTAAAATAATACTCTTTTTTCTCTGTATGTGCATGCCCTTCGAGGCCGGAGCGACAACTCGCGATGAAGTGATCTGGATGCACGCCGATTTTCCGCCCCTGCGCATCATCGACGGCCCGTACGCGGGGCAGGGGATTTCGGACATGATCCACGAACTGATGGGCCGGGAACTACCCGATCTCAGGCACTCCGTAATCACCGCCAACCTGAGCCGAACCCTGAACTGGATGGAGAGTGGGCGAAACGTTCTGGCTGTGGGAATCATTCCAAATCCGCAGCGCGATCGGGTCATGCAATATTCCGTTCCCTGCGTGCTGGTGCCGCCGGTCTGCCTTGTGGTCAGAGCCGGGGAACAGGAAGCCCTGGGCCTTGGAGGGCACGTCAGCCTGCGCGATTTCATTGCCCGCAAGCGCCTGGGCGTGGCGGCGGCCAGGTCTTACGGTCCGGAGCTTGATTCCGTCCTGCTTTCGTCGCCCGATCTGTCTCGCGTAGTCGTCACCAAGGGCTCGAATCTTTTTGAAAGCTTGCTTGAGATGCTTCTTCTCGGGCGGGTGGACGGGGTGCTCGCCTACCCTTTCGAGGCGGTGTACGGCGCACGGATGAAGGGCAAGGAGGATATGATCTCCATAGCCCCGCTGCGAGAGAGCATGGTCCCCGTGCAGGGGCGCATAGCTGCTCCCCGCACAGCTTGGGGCACGGCCATGATCGGGCGAGTCAATGAGATCCTGCTCCGGCATCGGGGTTCGAATGGATACAGACAGGCCTTTGAGCGCTGGCTGGCGCCCGGGATCATCGAGGATTATAGAATCATGTATGACGATTTCTTGATGTCGCGCTGA
- a CDS encoding zinc metalloprotease HtpX: protein MHQTAIDPIRFSSHRGLNRLQTLLLLGLMTGYAGFVGWMLWGPDGLWFLLVWGAFLLLFSPQLSARWVLKMYGARPVSPAQAPEYHQALAALAARAGLPAAPSLWWVPSPMVNAFAVGRRDASAVAVTDGLLRTLSPRELVAVLAHETAHIAHGDLFVMSLADVISRLTSAMSFVGLVLIVLSLPQALAGGEVHWWPLILLALAPQVNLLAQLGLSRTREFDADLTAAQLTDDPQGMASALVKLEKIENGFLRRIFFPGQGLPEPSWLRTHPTTRERVQRLLDLQRGRHAPWSDGYAFEPPEFPHIRVRQHPRGGWWGYWY from the coding sequence ATGCACCAGACAGCCATCGACCCTATACGCTTCTCTTCCCACCGCGGCCTGAACCGCCTGCAGACCCTGCTTCTGCTTGGCCTCATGACGGGCTACGCAGGTTTTGTCGGCTGGATGCTCTGGGGGCCCGACGGGCTGTGGTTCCTTCTTGTCTGGGGCGCCTTCCTGCTGCTCTTCTCGCCGCAGCTCTCGGCCCGCTGGGTGCTCAAGATGTACGGAGCCAGGCCCGTTTCTCCGGCCCAGGCCCCCGAATACCACCAGGCCCTGGCCGCCCTGGCCGCCCGGGCCGGACTGCCGGCCGCGCCAAGCCTGTGGTGGGTGCCGAGCCCCATGGTCAACGCCTTCGCCGTGGGCCGCCGGGACGCCTCGGCCGTCGCCGTGACCGACGGCCTGCTGCGCACCCTCTCGCCGCGCGAACTCGTGGCCGTCCTGGCTCACGAGACCGCGCACATCGCCCATGGCGACCTGTTCGTCATGAGCCTGGCCGACGTCATTTCGCGTCTCACCTCGGCCATGAGCTTCGTGGGCCTCGTCCTCATCGTTCTGTCCCTGCCCCAGGCCCTGGCCGGCGGAGAAGTGCACTGGTGGCCGCTCATTCTGCTGGCGCTGGCCCCGCAAGTGAACCTGCTCGCCCAGCTCGGACTCTCCCGCACCCGCGAATTCGATGCGGATCTGACAGCGGCCCAGCTGACTGACGACCCGCAAGGCATGGCCTCCGCCCTGGTCAAGCTGGAAAAAATCGAAAACGGCTTTCTGCGCCGCATATTCTTTCCCGGACAAGGCCTGCCCGAACCGTCATGGCTGCGCACCCACCCGACCACGCGGGAACGCGTCCAGCGTCTCCTGGACCTGCAACGCGGTCGTCACGCCCCCTGGTCCGACGGCTATGCCTTCGAACCACCCGAATTTCCGCATATCCGAGTTCGCCAACACCCCCGGGGCGGCTGGTGGGGGTACTGGTACTAG
- a CDS encoding zinc-dependent alcohol dehydrogenase family protein, whose amino-acid sequence MKAQLLQTYGDTPDFRLADTDVPAVKPGHVLVRVAATSVNPIDIKIRKMKPVFAPALPAILGMDVAGTVEAVGEGVSGFRPGDEVFGCAGGLADMPGALAEYMLADARLMALKPANLTMTQAAALPLVTITAWDALFDRARIKAGQFVLIHAGTGGVGHVAVQLAKSCGARVAATVSSATKGELARSLGADEIINYREEKPEEYVARLTGRRGFDVVFDTVGGTNLDASFLAAGPGGVVVSTNTRSTHDLSPLHAKALTLSVVFMLLPLITGQGRERHGEIMAQAAALAHGGKLRPHLDRTFSLEDIAKAHDFLDSGRAVGKVVIQVA is encoded by the coding sequence ATGAAAGCGCAACTCTTGCAAACATACGGGGATACGCCCGATTTTCGACTGGCGGATACCGACGTTCCCGCAGTCAAACCCGGTCATGTGCTGGTGCGCGTGGCCGCGACCAGCGTGAATCCCATCGATATCAAGATCCGGAAGATGAAACCGGTCTTCGCCCCGGCGCTGCCCGCCATTCTGGGCATGGACGTGGCCGGGACGGTCGAGGCCGTGGGCGAAGGCGTGAGCGGCTTTAGGCCCGGCGATGAGGTCTTCGGCTGCGCGGGAGGCCTTGCGGACATGCCCGGCGCCCTGGCTGAATACATGCTGGCCGACGCGAGGCTGATGGCCCTCAAACCGGCGAACCTGACCATGACGCAGGCGGCGGCGCTGCCGCTGGTGACCATCACGGCCTGGGACGCGCTCTTCGACCGGGCCCGGATCAAAGCCGGACAGTTCGTACTGATCCATGCAGGCACGGGCGGGGTGGGACATGTGGCCGTGCAGCTGGCCAAATCCTGCGGAGCGCGCGTGGCCGCGACCGTGTCCTCGGCGACTAAGGGCGAGCTGGCCCGGTCCCTGGGCGCGGACGAGATCATCAACTACCGCGAGGAGAAGCCCGAGGAGTATGTCGCAAGACTTACCGGCAGGCGCGGCTTCGACGTCGTCTTCGACACCGTGGGCGGAACCAACCTCGACGCGTCGTTCCTGGCGGCCGGGCCGGGCGGGGTGGTCGTCTCCACCAACACCCGCTCTACCCACGACCTGTCCCCCCTGCACGCCAAGGCCCTGACTCTGTCGGTGGTCTTCATGCTCCTGCCACTCATCACCGGCCAGGGCCGCGAACGCCACGGCGAGATCATGGCTCAGGCCGCCGCCCTTGCACACGGCGGCAAGCTCAGGCCGCATCTGGACAGGACTTTTTCCCTGGAGGACATCGCAAAGGCCCATGATTTCCTGGACAGCGGACGGGCCGTGGGTAAGGTCGTGATCCAGGTCGCATGA
- a CDS encoding LysR family transcriptional regulator, with protein sequence MDLHHLRTFVAVAEENNLTRAAERLFVSQPAVSSHIKALEGELGVVLFHRTPKGMILSREGEKLLGRVRRILDDAESLLGAARNMSGDLNGQITLGINTDSVFIRLVEISALMRRDYPGITMSLVNSNSWEIVRDVRRGVLDAGFAYGEISEEGLLATVLARVPFRVVGPAAWAARLESAGWPEIAAMPWVWMAHNCPFLDILDRKFSEFGQHPQKRIEADHESILRALVLAGEGVTLMREDEALVGRERGQFAVWPGERLGLPLSFVCREARKVEPVLGAVRDVVASVWECASCP encoded by the coding sequence ATGGATTTGCACCATCTGCGGACTTTTGTGGCCGTGGCTGAAGAGAATAATCTGACCCGCGCGGCCGAGCGCCTTTTTGTCAGTCAGCCGGCGGTCAGCAGCCACATCAAGGCGCTGGAGGGGGAGCTTGGCGTTGTTCTCTTTCATCGCACGCCCAAAGGCATGATCCTGTCCCGGGAAGGCGAGAAACTTCTGGGCCGCGTCCGGCGCATCCTCGATGATGCCGAGTCGCTGCTCGGCGCGGCCAGGAACATGAGCGGCGATTTGAACGGCCAGATTACCCTCGGTATCAACACGGACTCGGTCTTCATTCGGCTGGTCGAGATTTCGGCGCTGATGCGTAGGGATTATCCGGGCATCACCATGTCCCTGGTCAATTCCAATTCCTGGGAGATCGTGCGCGATGTGCGTCGGGGTGTGCTGGATGCGGGATTCGCGTATGGCGAGATTTCGGAAGAGGGCCTGCTGGCGACGGTCTTGGCCCGGGTTCCCTTTCGCGTCGTGGGTCCGGCCGCATGGGCCGCGCGGCTGGAGAGCGCCGGATGGCCGGAGATCGCGGCCATGCCCTGGGTCTGGATGGCCCATAATTGTCCTTTCCTGGACATCCTGGACCGAAAATTCTCCGAGTTTGGGCAGCACCCGCAGAAACGCATCGAGGCCGATCACGAGAGCATTCTGCGCGCCCTGGTCCTTGCCGGAGAAGGCGTGACCCTCATGCGCGAGGACGAGGCGCTTGTCGGCCGGGAGCGCGGGCAGTTCGCCGTCTGGCCAGGAGAACGGCTGGGCCTGCCATTGTCCTTTGTGTGCCGGGAAGCCAGGAAGGTCGAGCCTGTTTTGGGGGCCGTGCGGGATGTTGTGGCGTCGGTTTGGGAATGCGCCAGTTGTCCCTAA
- a CDS encoding cysteine hydrolase family protein — MKKANRALVVIDLQNDYFPEGKFPLWNTETTLTNVQNAIKKAISNDIPVILVQHVASGKAGAAPFFNAGTHGVALHPSILEVAQDAKIVIKKFADSFLETNLENMLDEEKIEEILLCGMMTQNCVTHTALSKSAEKYKISILADCCTTVSEMIHNIALNGLAPRVTLTSSTDAL, encoded by the coding sequence ATGAAAAAAGCAAATCGCGCGCTCGTCGTCATCGACCTGCAAAACGACTACTTTCCCGAAGGAAAATTTCCCCTGTGGAACACCGAAACCACGCTGACCAACGTTCAGAATGCCATCAAAAAGGCAATCTCAAACGACATCCCGGTCATCCTCGTTCAGCACGTCGCAAGCGGCAAAGCAGGAGCCGCGCCCTTCTTCAATGCGGGAACGCATGGCGTCGCCTTGCATCCCAGCATTCTTGAAGTCGCGCAAGACGCAAAAATCGTCATCAAAAAATTCGCGGACAGCTTTCTTGAGACCAATCTTGAAAATATGCTTGATGAGGAAAAGATCGAGGAAATACTCTTGTGCGGGATGATGACCCAGAACTGCGTTACGCACACTGCACTTTCAAAGTCGGCGGAAAAATACAAGATCTCCATCTTGGCGGACTGCTGCACCACGGTCAGCGAAATGATTCACAACATCGCCTTAAACGGCCTGGCCCCGCGAGTGACGCTGACATCGTCCACAGACGCTCTCTAA
- a CDS encoding fatty acid--CoA ligase, with the protein MNQNQQLLIKNILQAPLQDNPDQEITYAGTLRFTYAQFRERVARLAAMLTAQGVKPGDTVAVMDYDSHRYLECYFAIPMIGAVLHTINIRLSPEQMVYTIGHAEDDVILVNSDFLPLLEQIRGRLDTVEKFILLSDTEETPATSLPLAGEYEALLAASEPLEDFPDFDENTRATTFYTTGTTGLPKGVFFSHRQLVLHTLAGVAALGSNATQGRFHREDVYMPITPMFHVHAWGIPYMATMLGVKQVYPGRYIPEVLARLIATEKVTFSHCVPTILHMLLSDPKCAKFDLSGWKVVIGGAAMPKAICAAALDRGVDVFTGYGMSETCPILSLAHLSDAELQLDRETQIALRTRTGKALPMVRLRLVDDNGAEVPSDDKTPGALQVRAPWLTASYLKDESNSKKLWTDGWLNTGDVACRSAEGSLRITDRTKDVIKVGGEWISSLELEDIILQHPDVAEAAVIGKPDLRWGETPLALVVPKKGATPQEKEIAQHVKSFVDKGVLPKEAILLKARLVEAIAKTSVGKISKVTMREMYLKDGEE; encoded by the coding sequence ATGAACCAGAATCAGCAACTCCTCATCAAGAACATCCTCCAGGCCCCCCTGCAGGACAATCCCGATCAGGAGATCACATATGCCGGAACCCTGCGCTTCACCTATGCGCAGTTCCGGGAGCGCGTGGCGCGCCTGGCCGCCATGCTCACTGCCCAAGGCGTGAAACCCGGCGACACCGTGGCCGTCATGGACTACGACAGCCACCGCTACCTGGAATGCTACTTCGCCATTCCCATGATCGGCGCTGTCCTGCACACCATCAACATCCGTCTCTCGCCCGAACAGATGGTCTACACCATCGGCCACGCCGAGGATGACGTCATTCTCGTCAATTCCGACTTCCTGCCCCTGCTGGAGCAAATCCGGGGCCGCCTGGACACCGTGGAAAAGTTCATCCTGCTCTCGGACACGGAGGAGACTCCGGCCACCTCGCTGCCCCTGGCTGGCGAATACGAGGCGCTGCTGGCCGCGTCCGAGCCCCTGGAAGACTTCCCGGACTTCGACGAGAACACCCGGGCCACGACCTTCTACACCACGGGCACCACGGGCCTGCCCAAGGGCGTGTTCTTCAGTCACCGCCAGCTTGTCCTGCACACCCTGGCCGGAGTCGCGGCGCTGGGATCCAACGCCACCCAGGGCCGCTTTCACCGCGAAGACGTGTACATGCCCATAACGCCCATGTTCCATGTCCATGCCTGGGGCATTCCGTACATGGCCACCATGCTCGGGGTGAAGCAGGTCTATCCGGGCAGATACATCCCCGAAGTCCTGGCGCGGCTCATCGCCACGGAGAAGGTCACCTTCAGCCACTGCGTGCCGACCATCCTGCACATGCTCCTCTCGGACCCCAAATGCGCGAAGTTCGACCTGTCGGGCTGGAAAGTGGTCATTGGCGGCGCGGCCATGCCCAAGGCCATCTGCGCGGCGGCCCTGGACCGTGGTGTCGACGTCTTCACCGGCTACGGCATGTCCGAGACCTGCCCCATCCTGAGCCTGGCCCATCTCTCGGACGCGGAACTGCAACTCGATCGCGAAACCCAGATCGCGCTGCGAACACGGACGGGCAAGGCCCTGCCCATGGTCCGGCTGCGTCTGGTGGACGACAACGGGGCAGAAGTGCCAAGTGACGACAAGACCCCCGGCGCCCTGCAGGTTCGCGCGCCCTGGCTCACGGCGTCCTACCTCAAGGACGAGAGCAATTCGAAAAAGCTGTGGACCGACGGCTGGCTGAACACGGGCGACGTGGCCTGCCGCAGTGCCGAAGGCAGCCTGCGCATCACGGATCGCACCAAGGACGTGATCAAGGTCGGCGGGGAATGGATCAGTTCGCTGGAACTCGAAGACATCATCCTTCAACACCCGGACGTGGCCGAGGCTGCTGTCATCGGCAAGCCGGACCTGCGCTGGGGCGAGACTCCGCTGGCCCTGGTCGTGCCGAAGAAAGGCGCGACCCCGCAAGAAAAGGAGATCGCCCAGCATGTAAAGAGCTTCGTGGACAAAGGCGTGCTGCCCAAGGAAGCCATCCTGCTCAAGGCCCGCCTGGTCGAGGCCATCGCCAAGACCAGCGTCGGCAAGATCAGCAAGGTGACCATGCGCGAAATGTATCTGAAGGACGGCGAGGAATAA